The Pseudomonas pergaminensis nucleotide sequence CTTCCTGCCGGGCCAATATGCCCGCCTGTCGGTGCCTGGCACGGACAGTTGGCGGTCATATTCTTTCGCCAACCTGCCGGGTAATCACCTGCAATTTTTGGTGCGCCTGTTGCCCGATGGGGTGATGAGCAACTACCTGCGCGAGCGTTGCCAGGTGGGCGATGAACTGGTGATGGAAGCGCCACTCGGCGCCTTCTACCTGCGCCATGTGACCAAGCCCTTGGTGTTGGTGGCGGGCGGCACCGGCTTATCGGCGTTGCTGGGCATGCTCGATGAACTGGCCGCCAACGGCTGCGACCAACCCGTGCACCTCTACTACGGCGTGCGCGGGGCCGAGGACTTGTGCGAAGCGGCGCGCATCCAGGCGTATGCCGCGAAAATCCCGGGCTTTCGCTACACCGAAGTCCTCAGCGCACCCGCGCAGGATTGGCCCGGCAAGCGCGGTTACCTCACCGAGCATTTTGACCTGGCCGAATTGCGGGACAGATCGGCGGATATGTACTTATGCGGCCCCCCTCCAATGGTCGAATCCATCCAGCAATGGCTGGCGGATCAGGCACTTGATGGCGTTCAGCTGTATTACGAAAAGTTTACGCAGAGTAATATCTGACCCCTCAGCACTTCTGAGGGGCTGATGCGGCGTGCACTCAACCCTGAGAAAAACAAGTAGAAGGGAATGTTAATGGCGGATGACATGGTTAACCCGGTAGGCCTCAAGCGTGGCCTGAAGAACCGGCACATTCAGCTGATCGCCTTGGGAGGGGCGATTGGCACGGGGTTGTTCCTCGGCTCGGCCGGGGTGCTCAAGTCGGCGGGGCCGTCGATGATCCTGGGCTACGCGATTGCGGGTTTCATCGCGTTCCTGATCATGCGCCAGCTCGGCGAGATGATCGTCGAAGAGCCGGTGGCCGGCTCCTTCAGCCACTTCGCGCACAAATACTGGGGCGGCTACGCAGGCTTCCTGGCGGGCTGGAACTACTGGGTGCTGTACGTGCTGGTGGGCATGGCCGAACTGACGGCGGTGGGTAAGTACATCCAGTTCTGGTGGCCGGAGATCCCGACCTGGGTCAGTGCACTGGTGTTTTTTGTCGCGGTGAACCTGATCAACACCCTGAACGTGAAGTTCTTCGGCGAGGCCGAGTTCTGGTTCGCGATCATCAAGGTGGTGGCGATTGTCGGCATGATCGTGCTCGGTTGCTACCTGCTGTTCAGCGGCACCGGCGGCCCGCAAGCCTCGATCAGCAACCTGTGGAGCCACGGCGGGTTCTTCCCCAATGGCGGCATGGGGCTGTTGATGTCCATGGCGTTCATCATGTTCTCGTTCGGTGGCTTGGAGCTGGTGGGCATTACCGCCGCCGAAGCCAGCGAGCCGCGCAAGGTCATCCCGAAAGCGATCAACCAGGTGGTGTACCGGATCCTGATTTTCTACGTCGGCGCCCTCACCGTGCTGCTGTCGCTGTACCCATGGGACCAACTGCTGCAAACCCTCGGCGCGTCGGGCGATGGCTACAGCGGCAGCCCGTTTGTGCAGATCTTCTCGCTGATCGGTAACGACACGGCTGCGCACATCCTCAACTTCGTGGTGCTGACCGCCGCGTTGTCGGTGTACAACAGCGGCGTGTACTGCAACAGCCGCATGCTGTTCGGCCTGGCCGAGCAAGGCGATGCGCCCAAGTCGCTGATGAAACTGAACAAGCAAGGCGTGCCGATCCGCGCCCTGGCGATTTCGGCCTTGGTGACAATGCTGTGCGTGGTGGTCAACTACGTGGCGCCGCAGAGTGCCCTGGAGTTGCTGTTTGCGCTGGTGGTTGCCTCGTTGATGATCAACTGGGCGCTGATCAGTATCACCCACATCAAGTTCCGCAAGGCCATGGGC carries:
- the antC gene encoding anthranilate 1,2-dioxygenase electron transfer component AntC, which gives rise to MNHKVAFSFADGKTLFFPVGANEILLDAALRNGIKIPLDCREGVCGTCQGRCESGDYSQDYVDEEALSSLDLQQRKMLSCQTRVKSDATFYFDFDSSLCNAPGPVQVRGTVSAVQHVSTSTAILQVQLDQALDFLPGQYARLSVPGTDSWRSYSFANLPGNHLQFLVRLLPDGVMSNYLRERCQVGDELVMEAPLGAFYLRHVTKPLVLVAGGTGLSALLGMLDELAANGCDQPVHLYYGVRGAEDLCEAARIQAYAAKIPGFRYTEVLSAPAQDWPGKRGYLTEHFDLAELRDRSADMYLCGPPPMVESIQQWLADQALDGVQLYYEKFTQSNI
- a CDS encoding amino acid permease, whose translation is MADDMVNPVGLKRGLKNRHIQLIALGGAIGTGLFLGSAGVLKSAGPSMILGYAIAGFIAFLIMRQLGEMIVEEPVAGSFSHFAHKYWGGYAGFLAGWNYWVLYVLVGMAELTAVGKYIQFWWPEIPTWVSALVFFVAVNLINTLNVKFFGEAEFWFAIIKVVAIVGMIVLGCYLLFSGTGGPQASISNLWSHGGFFPNGGMGLLMSMAFIMFSFGGLELVGITAAEASEPRKVIPKAINQVVYRILIFYVGALTVLLSLYPWDQLLQTLGASGDGYSGSPFVQIFSLIGNDTAAHILNFVVLTAALSVYNSGVYCNSRMLFGLAEQGDAPKSLMKLNKQGVPIRALAISALVTMLCVVVNYVAPQSALELLFALVVASLMINWALISITHIKFRKAMGEQGVTPSFKTFWFPFSNYLCLAFMLMIISVMLAIPGIRESVYAMPVWVGVIYVAYRLRVRKSNAVVNAQ